One segment of Formicincola oecophyllae DNA contains the following:
- a CDS encoding ABC transporter ATP-binding protein — protein MPEATPNHQGVTAPALQLSNVRRRFTDGDRAVVEVLKNADLTLRPGEIVALVAPSGTGKSTLLHLAGLLESPDGGSIAINGRDVSSLDDKARTKVRRDDIGFVYQFHHLLGEFTAAENIMLPQLAANVPAAKARKRAQALLGRFGLAGKGDRRPGELSGGEKQRTAIARAMANHPRLILADEPTGNLDTGTAESVFQELLHVVRDEGAAALVATHNPALAARMDRILTLDGGVVREIAPEDLGVEAKPAEGGYPLATGDESC, from the coding sequence ATGCCTGAAGCCACGCCAAACCATCAGGGCGTTACCGCGCCTGCGCTCCAGCTTTCCAATGTGCGCCGCCGCTTCACTGACGGCGACCGGGCAGTGGTGGAGGTCCTCAAGAATGCCGACCTCACCCTCCGCCCGGGAGAGATTGTGGCCCTGGTGGCGCCTTCCGGCACGGGCAAGTCAACGCTGCTGCATTTGGCTGGCCTGTTGGAGAGCCCTGACGGTGGTTCCATCGCCATCAATGGCCGTGATGTCTCCAGCCTTGATGACAAGGCGCGCACCAAGGTGCGGCGTGATGACATCGGCTTTGTGTATCAGTTTCACCATTTGCTGGGGGAGTTCACAGCGGCGGAGAACATCATGCTGCCCCAGCTGGCCGCCAATGTGCCCGCTGCCAAAGCGCGCAAACGCGCCCAGGCCCTGCTTGGGCGCTTTGGCTTGGCTGGCAAGGGGGACCGCCGCCCTGGCGAGCTTTCAGGGGGGGAGAAGCAGCGCACCGCCATTGCGCGCGCCATGGCCAATCACCCTCGCCTAATCTTGGCGGACGAGCCAACAGGCAATTTGGACACAGGCACCGCTGAAAGCGTCTTCCAGGAACTGTTGCACGTTGTGCGTGATGAAGGCGCAGCCGCCCTGGTGGCCACGCACAACCCCGCCCTTGCCGCCCGCATGGACAGGATCCTGACGTTGGATGGCGGCGTGGTGCGTGAAATCGCACCGGAAGACCTTGGCGTGGAAGCCAAGCCCGCTGAAGGTGGCTACCCCTTGGCGACAGGGGATGAATCCTGCTGA
- a CDS encoding lipoprotein-releasing ABC transporter permease subunit codes for MFNAFERKLAWRYLRSRKGERFASVIAAFSLGGIALGVATLIIVMAVMNGFKADLMGRILGLHGDLGVYGYGRPIDHYAPLAERVRHAPGVTMAVPLLQGTVLMQAGSFSTGAMVEGVAPADLLGWKALSNGLVEGTWHDWASAPASVAIGVTMASHAGLNVGSEVTLLSPNGRPTAFGTMPRVMRAHVTAIFDANWNDYNSNIILMPLPQAQRFLLAGDAVSVIQVSTANPMEVRPVGRAVAHVLDDRPLQVLDWTQSANGFLEAVTVEQNVMFLILALIILVAAFNVISSLIMMVRDKAADIAILRTFGASRGAVMRVFMMCGLSVGVAGTMVGTALGVGFALNIERIKRALEAVTGVSLFNPQVYFLAHLPARLIWSQVFGVVGLSLALSFLATLYPSWRAARTDPVKTLRHE; via the coding sequence ATGTTCAACGCTTTTGAACGCAAGCTGGCGTGGCGTTACTTGCGCTCACGCAAGGGGGAGCGTTTCGCCTCCGTCATCGCTGCCTTCTCCCTGGGGGGGATTGCGCTGGGGGTGGCCACGCTCATCATCGTCATGGCGGTGATGAATGGCTTTAAGGCAGATCTGATGGGGCGCATCCTGGGGCTGCACGGCGATCTGGGGGTTTACGGCTATGGCCGGCCCATCGATCACTACGCGCCCTTGGCTGAACGGGTGCGCCACGCCCCAGGGGTGACCATGGCCGTGCCGTTACTGCAGGGCACGGTGCTGATGCAGGCTGGCTCCTTCAGCACTGGCGCCATGGTGGAAGGGGTGGCCCCTGCTGACCTGCTGGGTTGGAAGGCGCTCAGCAATGGTTTGGTGGAAGGTACGTGGCATGATTGGGCCAGCGCCCCAGCCAGCGTTGCCATTGGGGTGACCATGGCCAGCCATGCCGGCCTCAATGTCGGCAGTGAAGTCACGCTGCTTTCCCCCAACGGGCGGCCCACCGCCTTCGGCACCATGCCACGGGTGATGCGGGCGCATGTGACGGCGATTTTTGACGCCAACTGGAATGATTACAACAGCAACATCATCCTGATGCCCCTGCCGCAGGCGCAGCGCTTCCTTCTTGCAGGGGATGCTGTAAGCGTGATCCAGGTCAGCACCGCCAATCCCATGGAGGTGCGCCCTGTGGGGCGCGCCGTGGCCCATGTCCTCGATGACCGCCCCCTGCAGGTCCTGGACTGGACGCAAAGCGCCAATGGCTTCCTGGAGGCCGTGACGGTGGAGCAGAACGTCATGTTCCTGATCCTGGCGCTGATTATCCTGGTGGCGGCGTTCAACGTTATTTCCTCCCTCATCATGATGGTGCGCGACAAAGCTGCCGACATCGCCATCCTGCGCACGTTCGGCGCCAGCCGCGGGGCGGTGATGCGGGTGTTCATGATGTGCGGGTTGAGCGTTGGGGTGGCTGGCACCATGGTGGGGACGGCGCTTGGCGTTGGGTTCGCCCTCAACATTGAGCGCATCAAGCGCGCCCTGGAGGCCGTCACGGGGGTGAGCCTGTTCAACCCGCAGGTCTATTTCCTCGCCCACCTGCCAGCGCGCCTGATCTGGAGCCAGGTGTTCGGGGTGGTGGGCCTTTCCCTGGCGTTGAGCTTCCTGGCCACGCTCTACCCCTCCTGGCGGGCGGCGCGCACTGATCCCGTCAAGACCCTGCGCCATGAATGA
- the proS gene encoding proline--tRNA ligase, protein MKLTEAFQPTLKEVPTEATITSHRLMLRAGLVRQTAAGIYAWLPAGLRVLRAISTIVREEQDRIGAQEVLMPTLQSADLWRRSGRYDAYGPEMLRITDRHERELLYGPTNEEMITDIFGAVVKSYKELPLTLYHLQWKFRDEVRPRFGVMRGREFYMKDGYSFDVSKEGAERNYWRQMLAYLRTFRRIGVNAVPMQADTGPIGGNLSHEFLVLAPAGESGVFYDAAWEGIDWSKRDLDADSAEDLKAVQDVLATHYAATDEKHDEAAWEKVPAEQRREGRGIEVGQIFHLGPKYTEAMGVTVTGEDGSPTHPDMGCYGIGVSRLVGAIIEASHDDNGIIWPESVAPWRFALINLRPGDEATDALCARLYSADPENILYDDRKERAGVKFNDADLLGLPWQVIIGPRGAKAGQVELKNRASGERSEMPVDDFMARFGLKAS, encoded by the coding sequence ATGAAGCTTACGGAAGCTTTCCAGCCCACGCTCAAGGAAGTGCCTACTGAAGCCACCATCACTTCCCACCGGTTGATGCTGCGCGCAGGCCTTGTGCGCCAGACCGCCGCTGGCATTTACGCTTGGCTGCCCGCCGGGCTGCGCGTGCTGCGCGCCATCTCCACCATCGTGCGGGAGGAGCAGGACCGCATCGGTGCGCAGGAAGTGCTGATGCCCACTTTGCAGAGCGCTGATTTGTGGCGCCGGTCTGGGCGTTATGACGCCTACGGCCCTGAGATGCTGCGCATCACGGACCGCCATGAGCGGGAGCTACTCTACGGCCCCACCAATGAGGAGATGATCACGGATATCTTTGGCGCCGTGGTTAAATCCTATAAGGAACTGCCCCTGACCCTCTACCACCTGCAGTGGAAGTTCCGCGATGAGGTGCGCCCGCGCTTTGGTGTCATGCGGGGACGGGAATTCTACATGAAGGACGGCTATTCCTTCGATGTCAGCAAGGAGGGGGCGGAGCGCAACTATTGGCGCCAAATGCTGGCCTACCTGCGCACGTTCCGCCGCATTGGCGTCAACGCCGTGCCCATGCAGGCGGACACCGGCCCCATTGGCGGCAATTTGAGCCACGAGTTCCTGGTCCTGGCGCCCGCTGGGGAAAGCGGCGTGTTCTATGACGCTGCCTGGGAAGGCATTGACTGGAGCAAGCGCGACCTGGACGCTGACAGCGCCGAGGACCTCAAGGCTGTGCAGGACGTGCTGGCCACCCACTACGCCGCTACAGACGAAAAGCACGACGAGGCAGCCTGGGAGAAGGTGCCAGCAGAGCAAAGGCGCGAAGGCCGCGGTATTGAGGTGGGGCAGATCTTCCACCTTGGCCCCAAATACACTGAAGCCATGGGCGTTACGGTGACGGGGGAGGACGGTAGCCCAACCCACCCTGACATGGGCTGCTACGGCATTGGCGTTTCCCGCCTTGTGGGGGCCATCATTGAGGCCAGCCATGACGATAATGGCATTATCTGGCCAGAAAGCGTGGCGCCGTGGCGGTTCGCGCTTATCAACCTCCGCCCTGGCGATGAGGCAACGGACGCGCTCTGCGCGCGCCTCTACAGCGCTGACCCTGAGAACATTCTCTATGACGACCGCAAGGAGCGCGCAGGCGTGAAGTTCAACGACGCTGACCTGCTCGGGCTGCCCTGGCAGGTCATCATCGGCCCGCGCGGCGCCAAGGCCGGCCAGGTGGAGCTGAAAAACCGCGCCAGCGGCGAACGCAGCGAAATGCCCGTGGACGACTTCATGGCGCGCTTTGGCCTGAAGGCCTCCTGA
- a CDS encoding ribonuclease J, whose translation MTTQNAPAPVQINIPAHQGADSQGTAPAASAAPAAPQAEQAAPAKQGGRAEREGRPARGRGRSAPRASAPRSRQGSGAKAQGERQESRNRAGQAPARGRKPAPKKDGLFFVPLGGTGEIGMNFNLYNLRKDGKDNWLAIDCGLGFSGNDTPEADVLVPDPTFIAQRRKNLRGLVITHAHEDHIGAVAHLWPQLKCPIYATPFAAAVLRRKLEEARLLGEVPLHVIQPGSRFEVGPFDLEFIPMAHSIVEAQSVALRTPQGTILHTGDWKVDSEPMVGPRTDFERLAKLGDEGVLAVIGDSTNALKEGSSVTEGAVRKSLTDLIMGLKGKGRVAVTCFASNVARIESIAKAAQAAGRKVMVVGRSLRNLEAAARECGYLADVPPFLTEMDAEVKNINDNQMLMIITGSQGEERSALSRIANDSHNTINFGEGDTVIYSSRVIPGNERAVVTVQDNLTRNGVQVITDRETLTHTSGHATSEDIRHLYSLIKPKFSVPTHGEWRHLTAQGALAREAGADVVLLEDGDVLDITPDKLEVVDTVPVAKLAVDDGRLLPMTGGVMADRRRMLYNGAVLASFAVDNEGYVIGEPRISAPGLLDPEDSETQRIQADFARAIDEIPDELREDNVAFRDAARTALRRALGRKLQKRPLVDVHLLRV comes from the coding sequence ATGACGACCCAAAACGCGCCCGCACCGGTGCAGATTAACATTCCTGCCCACCAGGGCGCTGACAGCCAGGGCACTGCGCCAGCAGCCAGCGCAGCGCCGGCTGCCCCTCAGGCGGAGCAAGCCGCGCCAGCCAAGCAGGGTGGCCGCGCTGAACGCGAAGGCAGGCCAGCACGCGGCAGGGGCCGTTCCGCGCCGCGCGCAAGCGCCCCCCGCAGCCGCCAGGGTTCTGGCGCCAAAGCCCAGGGGGAGCGCCAGGAAAGCCGCAACCGCGCTGGCCAGGCGCCAGCGCGTGGCCGTAAACCCGCCCCCAAGAAGGATGGCCTGTTCTTCGTGCCTTTGGGCGGCACGGGTGAAATCGGCATGAATTTCAACCTCTACAACCTGCGCAAGGACGGCAAGGACAACTGGCTGGCCATTGACTGTGGGCTGGGCTTCTCTGGCAATGACACCCCTGAGGCGGACGTGCTGGTGCCAGACCCCACCTTCATCGCCCAGCGCCGCAAGAACCTGCGTGGCTTGGTCATCACCCATGCCCATGAAGACCACATCGGCGCTGTCGCCCATCTCTGGCCGCAGTTGAAATGCCCCATTTACGCCACCCCCTTCGCTGCCGCCGTCCTGCGCCGCAAGCTTGAGGAGGCGCGCCTGCTGGGCGAGGTGCCGCTGCATGTCATCCAGCCTGGCTCGCGTTTTGAGGTCGGCCCCTTTGACCTTGAGTTCATCCCCATGGCGCACTCCATCGTGGAGGCGCAGTCCGTTGCTTTGCGCACACCCCAAGGCACCATCCTCCACACAGGCGACTGGAAAGTGGATTCAGAGCCCATGGTGGGGCCGCGCACCGATTTCGAGCGCCTGGCCAAGCTGGGCGATGAAGGCGTGCTGGCCGTCATCGGCGACAGCACCAATGCCCTCAAGGAAGGCTCTTCCGTAACGGAGGGCGCCGTCCGCAAATCCTTGACGGACCTCATCATGGGGTTGAAGGGCAAGGGGCGCGTGGCCGTCACCTGCTTCGCCTCCAACGTGGCGCGCATCGAGAGCATCGCTAAGGCTGCCCAGGCCGCTGGCCGCAAGGTCATGGTGGTGGGGCGCAGCCTGCGCAACCTGGAGGCGGCCGCGCGTGAGTGCGGCTACCTGGCTGACGTCCCCCCCTTCCTGACGGAAATGGACGCTGAGGTGAAGAACATCAACGACAACCAAATGTTGATGATCATCACAGGCAGCCAGGGGGAGGAGCGTTCCGCCCTTTCGCGCATCGCCAATGACAGCCACAACACCATCAATTTCGGCGAGGGCGACACCGTCATCTACAGCTCGCGCGTGATTCCGGGCAATGAGCGCGCCGTTGTCACGGTGCAGGACAACCTGACCCGCAACGGCGTTCAGGTCATCACTGACCGTGAGACCCTGACCCACACCTCAGGCCACGCCACCAGCGAGGACATCAGGCACCTCTACAGCCTCATCAAGCCTAAGTTCAGCGTGCCCACCCATGGTGAATGGCGCCACCTGACCGCCCAGGGAGCCCTGGCGCGCGAAGCCGGCGCCGACGTGGTCCTGCTTGAGGATGGCGATGTCCTTGACATCACCCCCGACAAGCTGGAGGTGGTCGACACCGTGCCTGTGGCCAAGCTTGCTGTGGACGATGGGCGCCTGCTGCCCATGACGGGCGGCGTGATGGCCGACCGCCGCCGCATGCTTTACAACGGCGCCGTTCTGGCCAGCTTCGCGGTCGACAACGAAGGCTACGTGATTGGGGAGCCACGCATCAGCGCCCCTGGCCTGCTCGACCCTGAGGACAGCGAGACCCAGCGCATCCAGGCTGATTTCGCCCGCGCCATCGATGAGATCCCCGATGAGTTGCGCGAGGACAATGTCGCCTTCCGCGATGCCGCCCGCACAGCGCTGCGCCGCGCCCTTGGCCGTAAGCTCCAGAAGCGCCCCCTGGTGGATGTCCACCTGCTGCGGGTCTGA
- a CDS encoding type III pantothenate kinase — protein sequence MLLAIDVGNTNVVFALCADNVPSPSSAAPNPERWLGRWRLNTDPRRTADDYAASFLWLLERSGFDRGAIHQAIIGSVVPGAVHEIRRFCERWLKVTPLEVTTALDWGLDVLVDAPEELGADRRLNGLAAHELYRSEGQGLIVVDFGTATTFDVVDGQGRYRGGAIAPGVNLSIDALHHAAARLPRVSIARPQRAIGRNTTEAMQSGIYWGYEGLVRGITSRLAADLVAEGEVSSCRLIATGGLAPLFAVQRPGGAAGEGKSHLGARQGLVHQNGGCDVGGGIFDVIAPDLTLDGLRLLAQRNEKEFVRTLP from the coding sequence ATGCTGCTTGCAATTGATGTGGGCAACACCAATGTGGTTTTCGCCCTTTGCGCTGACAACGTACCAAGCCCAAGCAGCGCCGCCCCTAACCCGGAGCGTTGGCTGGGCCGTTGGCGCTTGAACACCGACCCGCGCCGCACAGCCGATGACTACGCTGCCAGTTTCCTGTGGCTGCTCGAACGCAGTGGCTTTGACAGAGGCGCCATCCATCAGGCCATTATTGGTTCCGTGGTACCTGGTGCAGTTCACGAGATCAGGCGTTTCTGCGAACGTTGGCTGAAGGTGACCCCCCTTGAGGTGACGACAGCGCTTGATTGGGGGCTTGACGTTTTGGTGGACGCCCCTGAGGAGCTTGGTGCTGACCGCAGGCTCAACGGTTTGGCAGCCCACGAACTGTACCGTTCGGAAGGGCAGGGGCTGATAGTGGTTGATTTTGGCACCGCCACAACGTTTGATGTTGTGGATGGGCAGGGGCGTTACCGTGGCGGGGCCATTGCCCCAGGGGTCAACCTTTCCATTGACGCCCTTCATCATGCGGCCGCACGCCTGCCGCGCGTCAGCATTGCAAGGCCCCAGCGCGCTATAGGGCGCAACACGACAGAGGCCATGCAGTCTGGTATTTACTGGGGTTATGAGGGGCTGGTGCGGGGCATCACCAGCCGTTTGGCCGCTGACCTCGTGGCGGAGGGGGAGGTTTCCTCCTGCCGCTTGATCGCCACGGGCGGCCTTGCCCCCCTTTTTGCAGTTCAGCGCCCTGGTGGCGCGGCTGGGGAGGGTAAAAGCCATTTAGGTGCGCGCCAGGGGCTGGTCCACCAAAATGGCGGATGTGATGTGGGTGGGGGAATTTTCGATGTCATCGCCCCTGACCTGACATTGGATGGGCTGCGCCTTTTGGCGCAGCGCAATGAAAAAGAATTCGTTCGCACGCTTCCCTGA
- a CDS encoding biotin--[acetyl-CoA-carboxylase] ligase translates to MIDSSPPPIKSSQGVSWQLTCHGELPSTSTTLMAQAMAGAPSGTAVLALRQSAGRGSRGRVWQAPSGNLSFSFLVDFPTSSQGATPGAGEAFLAMLPFMAAVAVHQALERFWSHQAVEGGSPARLEIKWPNDIMVHQQGLPPAKLCGMLVETAHRPQAMGGGRCAVIGVGVNLRHAPEGTGRPVTTLAVWLGQESAPRPADLAWAIMEAFGALMDGWGTGKSDFVLAEWRKRAHPPGTMLAVQGTGTYITGMFHDVDAQGKLLLKDASGNLAAVMTGDVLCLA, encoded by the coding sequence ATGATTGATTCCTCCCCTCCCCCCATAAAATCTTCCCAGGGTGTGTCCTGGCAGCTCACCTGCCATGGGGAGTTGCCCTCCACATCCACTACCTTGATGGCACAGGCCATGGCGGGGGCACCTTCTGGCACGGCTGTTCTGGCGCTGCGCCAAAGCGCTGGCCGTGGCAGCAGGGGGCGGGTTTGGCAAGCGCCTTCTGGCAATCTCAGCTTCTCTTTTCTGGTAGATTTCCCCACTTCCAGCCAGGGCGCTACGCCTGGAGCAGGGGAAGCCTTCCTTGCCATGCTGCCTTTCATGGCGGCTGTGGCGGTGCACCAAGCGCTTGAACGTTTCTGGTCCCACCAGGCAGTAGAGGGGGGCTCTCCTGCGCGTTTGGAAATCAAATGGCCCAATGACATCATGGTGCACCAACAAGGCCTGCCGCCAGCCAAGCTTTGCGGTATGCTGGTTGAGACAGCCCACCGCCCCCAAGCTATGGGAGGGGGACGTTGCGCCGTTATAGGGGTTGGGGTGAACCTCCGCCACGCCCCTGAAGGCACAGGCCGCCCTGTGACCACCTTGGCCGTATGGCTTGGCCAGGAAAGCGCGCCCCGCCCTGCGGACCTGGCCTGGGCCATCATGGAAGCCTTTGGTGCTCTTATGGATGGTTGGGGAACGGGAAAAAGCGATTTTGTGCTGGCTGAATGGCGAAAACGCGCCCATCCGCCAGGCACGATGCTTGCGGTTCAGGGTACGGGCACTTATATCACCGGCATGTTTCATGATGTGGACGCGCAGGGGAAGCTTCTTCTGAAGGATGCTTCAGGCAACCTTGCTGCTGTAATGACGGGTGACGTTCTTTGTCTGGCCTGA
- a CDS encoding HU family DNA-binding protein, which yields MEKPLNKQELIAAVAAETDLPKSKMTVVVEELLKTIEQALAKGQEVRLVGFGSFVTAHRKAAKGRNPRTGEEIDIPASTSVRFKPGKVLKDAVSKS from the coding sequence ATGGAGAAACCCCTGAACAAGCAGGAGCTCATCGCTGCTGTCGCTGCTGAGACCGACCTGCCGAAATCTAAAATGACGGTTGTTGTTGAAGAGCTCCTCAAAACCATTGAGCAAGCCTTGGCCAAGGGCCAGGAAGTGCGCCTGGTTGGCTTTGGCAGCTTTGTCACGGCGCACCGCAAGGCTGCTAAGGGCCGCAACCCCCGCACGGGCGAGGAAATCGACATCCCCGCTTCCACCTCTGTGCGTTTCAAGCCTGGCAAGGTCCTTAAGGACGCTGTCAGCAAAAGCTGA
- the lon gene encoding endopeptidase La, giving the protein MAVLPLRNIVVFPHMIVPLFVGREKSIRALEAMDPTNHEILLVSQKDVSLDEPTPDDLYRFGTIAKVLQLLKLPDGTVKVLVEGLKRVRLDDLTISQGCFMAHAKAAEEDNAGQLEALSASVRKRFEAFASANSKLAPEIVTAILRLSDPSALADTIIGHLNLSVEERQKLLETLSVAERLERTFAALEAEIEVLQVEKRIRGTVKKQMEKSQRDYYLNEQLKAIHKELNDGEDEGDELAELGARIEKAKMPAEVESKAKAELRKLRAMSPMSAEGSVVRNYLDWLTGVPWQGRTKRLKNLAKAATVLEADHFGLDKVKERILEHLAVQSRARKIKGPILCLVGPPGVGKTSLARSIARATGRKFVRMALGGVHDESEIRGHRRTYVGAMPGKIMQGMKKAGVLNPLFLLDEIDKVGSDWRGDPSSALLEVLDPEQNGTFADHYMEAEYDLSDVMFITTANSLDMPQPLLDRMEIIQLPGYTEEEKLEIAKRHLMGRQAAQHELKKGEWSVDDEALRQLIRFYTREAGVRELERMIGRLARKATHAIVTGKAKAVHVTPANLVEYAGQPRYRHGKADEEAQVGTVTGLAWTQVGGEILTIETLKVPGKGRIQRTGKLGEVMTESIDAAFTYVRSQAPQLGIDLKALEKTDIHIHLPEGAVPKDGPSAGIGLTTAMASLLTGIPVRADVAMTGEVTLRGRVLEIGGLKEKLLAAQRAGIRKVLIPEANRKDIAELPEKLRAGLEIIPVSHVDEVLSHALVKAPIAAKAAPGRRQGTKSAKPLVPGVGKRQAGLPPAAALNRPAQTPS; this is encoded by the coding sequence ATGGCTGTGCTGCCGCTGCGCAACATCGTGGTTTTTCCACACATGATCGTGCCTTTGTTTGTGGGCAGGGAAAAATCCATTCGCGCCTTGGAGGCCATGGACCCCACAAACCATGAGATTCTGCTGGTATCGCAGAAAGACGTCAGCCTTGATGAGCCAACCCCTGATGACCTTTACCGTTTTGGCACCATCGCCAAGGTTCTTCAGCTGCTCAAACTACCTGATGGCACCGTCAAGGTCCTGGTGGAGGGCCTCAAGCGTGTGCGCCTTGACGACCTCACCATCAGCCAGGGCTGCTTCATGGCCCATGCCAAAGCTGCTGAGGAGGATAATGCAGGCCAGCTGGAGGCCCTCTCAGCTTCTGTGCGCAAACGCTTTGAAGCCTTCGCGAGCGCTAACAGCAAGCTGGCGCCTGAAATCGTCACAGCCATTCTGCGCCTGAGCGACCCTTCCGCCCTGGCTGACACCATTATTGGGCACCTCAATCTTTCCGTGGAGGAACGCCAGAAGCTTTTGGAGACGCTCTCCGTGGCGGAGCGCCTGGAGAGGACCTTTGCGGCTCTGGAGGCGGAAATCGAAGTCCTCCAGGTGGAAAAGCGCATCCGCGGCACCGTCAAGAAGCAGATGGAGAAGTCCCAGCGCGACTACTATTTGAATGAGCAGCTCAAAGCCATCCACAAAGAACTCAATGATGGCGAGGACGAAGGTGACGAGCTAGCCGAGCTTGGCGCGCGCATTGAGAAAGCCAAAATGCCCGCTGAGGTGGAAAGCAAAGCCAAAGCTGAGCTGCGCAAGCTGCGTGCTATGAGCCCCATGTCCGCTGAAGGTTCCGTGGTGCGTAACTATCTTGACTGGTTGACGGGCGTGCCGTGGCAGGGTCGCACCAAGCGCCTCAAAAACCTGGCCAAAGCCGCCACTGTGCTTGAGGCTGACCATTTCGGTCTGGACAAAGTCAAGGAGCGCATCCTGGAGCACCTGGCTGTGCAGAGCAGGGCGCGCAAAATCAAGGGCCCCATCCTGTGCTTGGTAGGGCCGCCTGGCGTTGGTAAAACATCGCTTGCACGCTCCATCGCGCGCGCAACGGGGCGCAAATTCGTGCGCATGGCCCTGGGCGGCGTCCATGATGAGTCGGAAATCCGTGGCCACCGCCGCACCTATGTTGGCGCCATGCCTGGCAAAATCATGCAGGGCATGAAGAAAGCCGGTGTGCTCAACCCGCTGTTCCTGCTTGATGAGATCGACAAAGTTGGCAGCGATTGGCGCGGTGACCCTTCATCAGCTTTGTTGGAGGTGCTCGACCCCGAGCAGAACGGCACGTTCGCTGACCATTACATGGAGGCCGAGTACGACCTCTCCGATGTTATGTTCATCACCACTGCCAATTCGCTTGACATGCCCCAGCCGCTTCTTGACCGCATGGAGATTATCCAGCTGCCTGGCTACACGGAGGAGGAGAAGCTGGAGATCGCCAAGCGGCACCTCATGGGGCGTCAGGCAGCCCAGCATGAACTCAAGAAGGGGGAATGGAGCGTAGATGATGAAGCCCTGCGCCAGCTCATCCGCTTCTACACCCGTGAGGCTGGCGTGCGTGAACTGGAACGCATGATTGGCCGCCTGGCCCGCAAAGCCACCCATGCCATCGTCACAGGCAAGGCCAAGGCTGTTCATGTAACCCCGGCAAACCTGGTGGAATACGCAGGCCAACCCCGCTACCGCCACGGCAAAGCGGATGAGGAGGCCCAGGTGGGCACCGTCACCGGCCTGGCCTGGACCCAGGTGGGGGGGGAGATCTTGACCATCGAAACCCTGAAAGTGCCTGGCAAGGGGCGCATTCAGCGCACAGGCAAGCTTGGGGAAGTCATGACGGAGAGCATTGACGCTGCCTTCACCTATGTGCGTTCGCAGGCGCCTCAGCTTGGCATTGACCTGAAAGCACTGGAGAAGACGGACATCCACATTCACTTGCCTGAGGGGGCGGTGCCCAAGGATGGCCCCTCTGCTGGCATTGGCCTGACCACAGCCATGGCAAGCTTACTGACGGGTATTCCCGTGCGCGCTGACGTGGCCATGACAGGTGAAGTCACGCTGCGTGGGCGCGTGCTTGAAATCGGCGGCTTGAAGGAGAAGCTCCTGGCGGCCCAGCGCGCTGGCATTCGCAAGGTCCTCATCCCTGAGGCCAACCGTAAGGACATTGCCGAACTGCCTGAGAAGCTGCGTGCTGGGCTGGAGATTATCCCCGTCAGCCACGTGGATGAGGTGCTGAGCCACGCCTTGGTGAAAGCGCCTATAGCGGCCAAAGCCGCCCCTGGGCGGCGCCAGGGCACCAAGTCAGCTAAGCCCCTGGTGCCTGGCGTTGGCAAGCGGCAGGCAGGGCTGCCGCCAGCTGCTGCCCTAAACCGCCCGGCCCAGACCCCTTCCTAA
- the clpP gene encoding ATP-dependent Clp endopeptidase proteolytic subunit ClpP: MAIHNSMEIFGNAMVPMVVEQTARGERAFDIYSRLLQERIIFLTGAVYDEVASLICAQLLFLESVNPDKEISFYINSPGGVVTAGLAIYDTMQYIRCPVSTVCIGQAASMGSLLLAAGEPGRRFCLPNARVMIHQPSGGAQGQASDIEIQAREILQVRKRLNNIYHQHTGRSIPEIEEALERDNYLSAEEAKKFGLVDEVVTRAVDAPGRPVPAL, translated from the coding sequence ATGGCCATCCATAACTCTATGGAGATTTTCGGCAACGCCATGGTACCCATGGTGGTTGAGCAGACCGCCCGTGGCGAGCGGGCGTTCGACATCTATTCACGCCTGCTCCAGGAACGCATCATCTTCCTGACGGGTGCGGTCTACGATGAGGTCGCGTCACTGATCTGCGCCCAGCTGCTTTTCCTTGAAAGCGTCAACCCTGACAAGGAAATCTCGTTCTACATCAACAGCCCAGGCGGGGTGGTCACAGCTGGCCTGGCCATTTACGACACCATGCAGTACATCCGCTGCCCCGTCAGCACGGTGTGCATCGGTCAGGCGGCCTCCATGGGTTCGCTCCTGCTGGCAGCTGGCGAGCCTGGGCGCCGTTTCTGCCTGCCCAACGCGCGCGTGATGATCCACCAGCCTTCAGGGGGCGCGCAGGGTCAGGCTTCCGATATTGAAATTCAGGCGAGAGAGATCCTGCAGGTGCGCAAGCGCCTCAATAACATTTACCATCAACACACAGGGCGCAGCATCCCCGAAATCGAGGAGGCGCTGGAACGCGACAACTACCTCTCCGCTGAGGAAGCCAAGAAATTCGGCTTGGTGGATGAGGTCGTCACCCGTGCTGTTGACGCGCCAGGGCGCCCCGTCCCCGCCCTTTGA